In Larimichthys crocea isolate SSNF chromosome VI, L_crocea_2.0, whole genome shotgun sequence, one genomic interval encodes:
- the LOC104936970 gene encoding oocyte zinc finger protein XlCOF8.4 isoform X2, with the protein MTKLELLNVFLNDRLTAAAEEIFRAVKDTVVEYESELVRSKEENERLKRLLNVAVQRLLLQPGEETLQPDPPSVQPQEDVQPCESEWRGSVELLPQIKEEPKLRTIQTDCSQEARDSEEGTCSHVEPLQRPHPPPAQSVCSRQSVSPSPLSSQEIKAESNREESRKQQPANSLPSSMTVYSNCRAAQSSFSGNTAKSHRTQKSEQQVKGLLRSNGKQSAHILQIKNVRSLKPPPPRSSHPSQSIQRWHSCKECGKGFSFACQLEVHMRWHTKEKPYSCAVCRKSFTTVSMLKRHHRIHTGEKPFRCHVCGKCFNQSAHLNTHFRLHTRERASWSRASHSK; encoded by the exons ATGACCAAACTGGAGCTGCTCAACGTGTTTCTCAACGACAGGCTGACGGCGGCCGCGGAGGAGATCTTTCGCGCCGTTAAAGACACGGTGGTGGAGTACGAGAGCGAGCTCGTGCGCTCCAAAGAGGAGAACGAGCGGCTCAAACGGCTGCTCAATGTGGCGGTGCaacggctgctgctgcagccaggTGAGGAGACGCTGCAGCCAG ACCCTCCCTCTGTCCAGCCCCAAGAAGATGTCCAGCCCTGTGAGTCTGAGTGGAGAGGCAGTGTGGAGCTGCTGCCGCAGATTAAAGAAGAACCCAAACTCAGAACCATTCAAACAGACTGTTCACAAGAAGCAAGAGACTCAGAGGAAGGAACCTGCAGTCATGTGGAGCCACTGCAGAGGCCACATCCTCCACCAGCCCAGTCTGTGTGCAGCAGACAGAGTGTCTCCCCATCTCCGCTGTCCTCTCAGGAGATTAAAGCAGAGAGtaacagagaggagagcaggaaaCAGCAGCCAGCCAACAGTTTACCGTCCTCTATGACTGTTTATTCAAACTGCAGAGCAGCTCAGAGCAGTTTTAGTGGTAACACTGCAAAGAGTCACCGGACACAGAAATCAGAGCAGCAGGTCAAGGGGTTACTCCGCTCGAATGGGAAACAGAGCGCGCACATACTGCAGATCAAGAACGTGAGATCCCTGAAGCCCCCTCCGCCTCGCTCCTCTCACCCGAGCCAGAGCATCCAGAGGTGGCATAGCTGTAAAGAGTGCGGGAAGGGATTCAGCTTTGCGTGCCAGCTGGAGGTCCACATGCGCTGGCACACCAAGGAGAAGCCGTACAGCTGTGCGGTGTGCCGAAAGAGCTTCACCACAGTCAGCATGTTGAAGAGGCACCACCGCATCCACACAGGGGAGAAGCCTTTCCGCTGCCACGTCTGCGGCAAATGCTTCAACCAGTCGGCGCACCTAAACACCCACTTCAGGCTCCACACCAGGGAGAGGGCGAGCTGGAGCCGAGCGTCACACTCCAAGTGA
- the LOC104936970 gene encoding oocyte zinc finger protein XlCOF8.4 isoform X1 gives MTKLELLNVFLNDRLTAAAEEIFRAVKDTVVEYESELVRSKEENERLKRLLNVAVQRLLLQPGEETLQPGEETLQPDPPSVQPQEDVQPCESEWRGSVELLPQIKEEPKLRTIQTDCSQEARDSEEGTCSHVEPLQRPHPPPAQSVCSRQSVSPSPLSSQEIKAESNREESRKQQPANSLPSSMTVYSNCRAAQSSFSGNTAKSHRTQKSEQQVKGLLRSNGKQSAHILQIKNVRSLKPPPPRSSHPSQSIQRWHSCKECGKGFSFACQLEVHMRWHTKEKPYSCAVCRKSFTTVSMLKRHHRIHTGEKPFRCHVCGKCFNQSAHLNTHFRLHTRERASWSRASHSK, from the exons ATGACCAAACTGGAGCTGCTCAACGTGTTTCTCAACGACAGGCTGACGGCGGCCGCGGAGGAGATCTTTCGCGCCGTTAAAGACACGGTGGTGGAGTACGAGAGCGAGCTCGTGCGCTCCAAAGAGGAGAACGAGCGGCTCAAACGGCTGCTCAATGTGGCGGTGCaacggctgctgctgcagccaggTGAGGAGACGCTGCAGCCAGGTGAGGAGACGCTGCAGC CAGACCCTCCCTCTGTCCAGCCCCAAGAAGATGTCCAGCCCTGTGAGTCTGAGTGGAGAGGCAGTGTGGAGCTGCTGCCGCAGATTAAAGAAGAACCCAAACTCAGAACCATTCAAACAGACTGTTCACAAGAAGCAAGAGACTCAGAGGAAGGAACCTGCAGTCATGTGGAGCCACTGCAGAGGCCACATCCTCCACCAGCCCAGTCTGTGTGCAGCAGACAGAGTGTCTCCCCATCTCCGCTGTCCTCTCAGGAGATTAAAGCAGAGAGtaacagagaggagagcaggaaaCAGCAGCCAGCCAACAGTTTACCGTCCTCTATGACTGTTTATTCAAACTGCAGAGCAGCTCAGAGCAGTTTTAGTGGTAACACTGCAAAGAGTCACCGGACACAGAAATCAGAGCAGCAGGTCAAGGGGTTACTCCGCTCGAATGGGAAACAGAGCGCGCACATACTGCAGATCAAGAACGTGAGATCCCTGAAGCCCCCTCCGCCTCGCTCCTCTCACCCGAGCCAGAGCATCCAGAGGTGGCATAGCTGTAAAGAGTGCGGGAAGGGATTCAGCTTTGCGTGCCAGCTGGAGGTCCACATGCGCTGGCACACCAAGGAGAAGCCGTACAGCTGTGCGGTGTGCCGAAAGAGCTTCACCACAGTCAGCATGTTGAAGAGGCACCACCGCATCCACACAGGGGAGAAGCCTTTCCGCTGCCACGTCTGCGGCAAATGCTTCAACCAGTCGGCGCACCTAAACACCCACTTCAGGCTCCACACCAGGGAGAGGGCGAGCTGGAGCCGAGCGTCACACTCCAAGTGA
- the LOC109139587 gene encoding uncharacterized protein LOC109139587 isoform X1: protein MDVSRTNLNKLESENLPDVTDVSLRAQDITRDSQLDFSHQDGGSNETCISSVTTTMMSVEEYGAARIDVTQLTVSSLDESQRNLSMMDPQPEDEDEELEMILRNNGSSLMNLYPSTISRIERAQHRQHVSNAGNLVLKIYRRLRQQPNRSYVNNMFIVPRRQSNTKNVSKMVEQPSTYAVTPSQAFYPTAKASMDQSLRSERLSLAAWSPQTDIYSSPVRQSPVKARLMTSFSRSPGAFSQSPKAHAVESFSREPIRPRSMSTCDSFSPQRPTVPERMLHPQDSCHSLQTQLHSPQTAGAPAGHHGLRQHLSFVPRRQSNTKKRSSKSNSPMNIPFMGTDATSSSPLNNQQDWQSAGRVRREQHQPVLVMDPSGCSDISKPKEISLNETFNVSKIVEQPSTYAVRPSRAFYPTAKASMDQSLRSERLSLATRSLQTDRCSMSESLTTAVKERPDIYSSPVRQSPVKARLMTSLSRSPGAFSQSPKAHAMESFSKEPMRPRSMSTSDSFSPQRPTVPERMLHPQDSCHSLQTQLHSPQTAAAQAGHHGLPFDSSLSSRRDFCPSKKIDEDFVKLYHKCVCQNKSFFHGQPCRTCARSPEASRGHSSSSLATLALSPHRSLLRKRHREQGWDSHHQSKRFRDENYASSPGSRRHGNEMLRRCLSTSEYDGISYSQQQHVAQIQRPAALSRSTSGDLDESGV from the exons ATGGATGTGTCGAGAACAAACCTGAACAAACTGGAATCAGAG AACCTGCCAGATGTGACTGATGTGTCATTAAGAG CTCAAGACATTACAAGAGACTCCCAg ctGGACTTCTCCCATCAAGATGGTGGATCTAATGAGACCTGTATATCTAGCGTTACGACTACCATGATGTCTGTGGAGGAATATG GGGCGGCTCGAATTGACGTGACTCAGCTGACCGTGAGCTCGTTGGACGAGAGTCAGAGAAACCTTTCTATGATGGATCCCCAGCCCGAGGACGAAGACGAGGAGCTGGAGATGATTCTGAGAAATAACGGCAGCTCATTAATGAACCTCTACCCCAGCACGATCAGTCGAATTGAGAGGGCCCAGCATCGGCAGCACGTCTCCAACGCCGGTAACTTGGTGCTTAAGATATACCGCAGATTGCGACAGCAGCCAAACAGAAGCTACGTCAACAACATGTTCATTGTCCCGCGAAGACAAAGCAATACAAAAAATGTGTCCAAAATGGTAGAACAACCCTCTACTTATGCCGTCACTCCTTCACAAGCTTTCTATCCCACCGCAAAAGCTTCCATGGACCAGTCTCTGAGATCTGAAAGGCTTTCTCTTGCCGCATGGTCACCGCAGACAGACATCTACAGCTCCCCAGTCAGGCAGAGTCCCGTAAAAGCACGACTGATGACCAGCTTCAGTAGATCACCTGGTGCCTTTTCCCAAAGCCCCAAAGCACATGCCGTGGAAAGCTTTTCCAGAGAGCCTATACGGCCCAGATCAATGTCCACTTGTGACTCCTTTTCTCCGCAAAGGCCAACTGTCCCAGAGAGGATGCTTCACCCTCAAGACTCCTGTCATTCCCTCCAGACACAGCTGCATTCACCTCAGACAGCTGGAGCACCAGCAGGTCATCACGGCCTGCGGCAGCACCTTTCCTTTGTCCCACGAAGACAAAGCAATACAAAAAAGAGGAGCAGCAAGAGCAACAGCCCCATGAACATCCCATTCATGGGGACTGATGCTACCTCTTCGTCTCCCTTAAACAATCAGCAGGATTGGCAGTCTGCTGGGAGGGTAAGAAGAGAGCAGCACCAGCCTGTCCTCGTCATGGACCCCTCTGGTTGCTCTGACATCTCTAAACCAAAAGAGATCTCCCTGAATGAGACCTTCAATGTGTCCAAAATAGTAGAACAACCCTCTACTTATGCCGTCAGGCCTTCACGAGCTTTCTATCCCACCGCAAAAGCTTCCATGGACCAGTCTCTGAGATCTGAAAGGCTTTCTCTTGCCACACGGTCACTGCAGACTGATAGGTGCTCCATGTCTGAGTCACTAACCACTGCTGTTAAAGAGAGACCAGACATCTACAGCTCCCCAGTCAGGCAGAGTCCCGTAAAAGCACGACTGATGACCAGCCTCAGTAGATCACCTGGTGCCTTTTCCCAAAGCCCCAAAGCACATGCCATGGAAAGCTTTTCCAAAGAGCCTATGAGGCCCAGATCAATGTCCACTTCCGACTCCTTTTCTCCGCAAAGGCCAACTGTCCCAGAGAGGATGCTTCACCCTCAAGACTCCTGTCATTCCCTCCAGACACAGCTGCATTCACCTCAGACAGCTGCAGCACAAGCAGGTCATCACGGGCTTCCCTTTGACTCCTCTCTGTCGTCGAGGCGTGATTTCTGTCCATCCAAGAAGATCGACGaggactttgtaaaactctacCACAAGTGTGTCTGCCAGAACAAGTCTTTCTTTCATGGGCAGCCGTGCCGTACCTGTGCTAGAAGCCCTGAGGCCAGCAGAGGCCACTCTTCGTCATCTCTGGCCACCCTCGCCTTGTCGCCTCACCGCTCCCTCCTGAGGAAACGCCACAGGGAGCAGGGCTGGGACAGCCACCACCAGTCCAAACGCTTCAGGGACGAGAACTATGCGTCCTCGCCCGGGTCCAGACGCCATGGCAATGAGATGCTGAGGCGCTGCCTCTCTACATCTGAATACGACGGCATCTCCTATAGCCAGCAACAGCATGTTGCACAGATTCAGCGGCCAGCAGCTCTCAGCCGATCCACATCAGGAGACCTGGATGAATCTGGTGTGTGA
- the LOC109139587 gene encoding uncharacterized protein LOC109139587 isoform X2, which translates to MDVSRTNLNKLESENLPDVTDVSLRAQDITRDSQLDFSHQDGGSNETCISSVTTTMMSVEEYGAARIDVTQLTVSSLDESQRNLSMMDPQPEDEDEELEMILRNNGSSLMNLYPSTISRIERAQHRQHVSNAGNLVLKIYRRLRQQPNRSYVNNMFIVPRRQSNTKNVSKMVEQPSTYAVTPSQAFYPTAKASMDQSLRSERLSLAAWSPQTDIYSSPVRQSPVKARLMTSFSRSPGAFSQSPKAHAVESFSREPIRPRSMSTCDSFSPQRPTVPERMLHPQDSCHSLQTQLHSPQTAGAPAGHHGLPFDSSLSSRRDFCPSKKIDEDFVKLYHKCVCQNKSFFHGQPCRTCARSPEASRGHSSSSLATLALSPHRSLLRKRHREQGWDSHHQSKRFRDENYASSPGSRRHGNEMLRRCLSTSEYDGISYSQQQHVAQIQRPAALSRSTSGDLDESGV; encoded by the exons ATGGATGTGTCGAGAACAAACCTGAACAAACTGGAATCAGAG AACCTGCCAGATGTGACTGATGTGTCATTAAGAG CTCAAGACATTACAAGAGACTCCCAg ctGGACTTCTCCCATCAAGATGGTGGATCTAATGAGACCTGTATATCTAGCGTTACGACTACCATGATGTCTGTGGAGGAATATG GGGCGGCTCGAATTGACGTGACTCAGCTGACCGTGAGCTCGTTGGACGAGAGTCAGAGAAACCTTTCTATGATGGATCCCCAGCCCGAGGACGAAGACGAGGAGCTGGAGATGATTCTGAGAAATAACGGCAGCTCATTAATGAACCTCTACCCCAGCACGATCAGTCGAATTGAGAGGGCCCAGCATCGGCAGCACGTCTCCAACGCCGGTAACTTGGTGCTTAAGATATACCGCAGATTGCGACAGCAGCCAAACAGAAGCTACGTCAACAACATGTTCATTGTCCCGCGAAGACAAAGCAATACAAAAAATGTGTCCAAAATGGTAGAACAACCCTCTACTTATGCCGTCACTCCTTCACAAGCTTTCTATCCCACCGCAAAAGCTTCCATGGACCAGTCTCTGAGATCTGAAAGGCTTTCTCTTGCCGCATGGTCACCGCAGACAGACATCTACAGCTCCCCAGTCAGGCAGAGTCCCGTAAAAGCACGACTGATGACCAGCTTCAGTAGATCACCTGGTGCCTTTTCCCAAAGCCCCAAAGCACATGCCGTGGAAAGCTTTTCCAGAGAGCCTATACGGCCCAGATCAATGTCCACTTGTGACTCCTTTTCTCCGCAAAGGCCAACTGTCCCAGAGAGGATGCTTCACCCTCAAGACTCCTGTCATTCCCTCCAGACACAGCTGCATTCACCTCAGACAGCTGGAGCACCAGCAG GTCATCACGGGCTTCCCTTTGACTCCTCTCTGTCGTCGAGGCGTGATTTCTGTCCATCCAAGAAGATCGACGaggactttgtaaaactctacCACAAGTGTGTCTGCCAGAACAAGTCTTTCTTTCATGGGCAGCCGTGCCGTACCTGTGCTAGAAGCCCTGAGGCCAGCAGAGGCCACTCTTCGTCATCTCTGGCCACCCTCGCCTTGTCGCCTCACCGCTCCCTCCTGAGGAAACGCCACAGGGAGCAGGGCTGGGACAGCCACCACCAGTCCAAACGCTTCAGGGACGAGAACTATGCGTCCTCGCCCGGGTCCAGACGCCATGGCAATGAGATGCTGAGGCGCTGCCTCTCTACATCTGAATACGACGGCATCTCCTATAGCCAGCAACAGCATGTTGCACAGATTCAGCGGCCAGCAGCTCTCAGCCGATCCACATCAGGAGACCTGGATGAATCTGGTGTGTGA